A DNA window from Actinokineospora baliensis contains the following coding sequences:
- a CDS encoding helix-turn-helix transcriptional regulator, with amino-acid sequence MTSVLMGRRAELAAAVDAVRGEGGALHVVGEAGYGKTRFVDELVADPAVRGRRVVRGVCQPPPVGAFAFGPVVDGLRAVVAGHGSAPLNPITGVLRPLLPEVAESLPPVPDCVADPTDRHLVLRAMRELLVASGPVLLVVEDAHWADADTNALLRFLISTAADRVTVVLTYRPGRCGVPGTRVDLGPLTREDLLEHVDLEDVDALLAHTGGVPYLVAATVRGGVSVPAAAGDDLEARLAGAGADARAVVVAAAVVGVPTSAQVLARVGGVSGGRDAVVAALRAGALAEHGPDAFAVANGVYQRVLRDGLTGLERIELHRRALRALRGVPGIDGRVLAEHARLAGRLGDWVAHAEAVGTVDALAGVLAEPAVPAQDLCRLAVRYAREVDTEGLPVLTRLVLDDRLTDAARAQVRLGRGLLLVRGGAVEGVAEVERAVADLPEESAARGMVVLATPTLGRRPVAENVVWMDRAERVLAAAAHIRGPLLPAVAANRLHTADPVAWDMIAMVPEPSPAVAEAAAWTGHHGLAREHARAGSPVELVLDFHSGQWSGLAERAASSGTAEGSLVLAWLALATGDWSAAEENLAAIPADASVPVVLAAHAAAIRMWLHRDRPEEVEEAVRQGLDLLRCKGNWAWAGEVVPAAVTAHRRAGRADQARELTAEFLRHTATMNLPSTVADECQALVAEAEGDQKAAAEFYTRARRSSPRYSATRHTESAARCRLPSPAAATDLLTLVDYLGHLGATLDANRCRQLLRDNGAIPHLRRGHRSYGDQLSPREREVVRLLAQHRSNQDIADVLFLSRRTVEQHVANVLRKLHLTSRHEVTKTYADMPATAS; translated from the coding sequence GTGACCAGTGTGCTGATGGGGCGGCGGGCCGAACTCGCGGCGGCGGTCGACGCGGTGCGCGGGGAGGGCGGGGCGCTGCACGTGGTCGGCGAGGCGGGCTACGGCAAGACCCGGTTCGTCGACGAACTGGTCGCGGACCCGGCGGTGCGCGGGCGGCGGGTGGTGCGCGGGGTGTGCCAGCCGCCGCCGGTGGGGGCGTTCGCGTTCGGGCCGGTGGTCGACGGTCTGCGCGCGGTGGTGGCCGGGCACGGGTCCGCGCCGCTCAACCCGATCACCGGGGTGCTGCGCCCGCTGCTCCCGGAGGTCGCCGAGTCCCTGCCGCCGGTACCGGACTGCGTGGCCGACCCCACCGACCGGCACCTGGTGCTGCGCGCGATGCGGGAGTTGCTGGTCGCGAGCGGTCCGGTGCTGCTGGTGGTCGAGGACGCGCACTGGGCGGACGCGGACACCAATGCGTTGCTGCGCTTCCTCATCAGCACCGCGGCGGATCGAGTGACGGTGGTGCTCACCTACCGACCGGGGCGGTGCGGGGTGCCGGGTACCCGGGTCGACCTCGGGCCTTTGACGCGCGAGGACCTCCTCGAACACGTCGACTTGGAGGACGTCGACGCGCTGCTGGCGCACACGGGCGGGGTTCCCTACCTCGTGGCGGCCACGGTGCGCGGTGGCGTCTCGGTGCCCGCGGCGGCTGGTGACGACCTCGAAGCGCGGCTCGCGGGCGCGGGGGCCGACGCGCGGGCGGTGGTCGTGGCGGCCGCGGTGGTCGGCGTGCCCACCTCGGCGCAGGTGCTGGCGCGGGTAGGTGGGGTGTCCGGTGGCCGGGACGCGGTGGTGGCCGCGTTGCGGGCGGGGGCGCTGGCCGAGCACGGACCGGACGCGTTCGCCGTGGCGAACGGGGTGTACCAGCGGGTGCTGCGCGACGGGCTGACCGGCCTCGAACGGATCGAACTGCACCGGCGTGCGCTGCGGGCGTTGCGCGGGGTGCCGGGGATCGACGGGCGGGTGCTGGCCGAGCACGCGAGGTTGGCCGGTCGGCTGGGTGACTGGGTGGCGCACGCGGAGGCGGTGGGGACCGTCGACGCGCTGGCCGGGGTGCTGGCCGAACCGGCGGTGCCCGCGCAGGACCTGTGCCGGTTGGCGGTCAGGTACGCGCGCGAGGTCGACACGGAAGGTCTCCCGGTGTTGACGCGACTGGTCCTCGACGACCGGTTGACCGACGCGGCCAGGGCGCAGGTGCGGCTGGGGCGGGGCCTGCTGCTGGTGCGCGGCGGGGCCGTCGAGGGGGTCGCCGAGGTGGAGCGGGCGGTGGCGGACCTGCCGGAGGAGTCGGCGGCCAGGGGGATGGTGGTGCTGGCGACGCCAACGCTGGGGCGGCGGCCGGTGGCGGAGAACGTGGTGTGGATGGACCGGGCCGAGCGGGTGCTGGCCGCGGCGGCGCACATCAGGGGCCCGCTGCTGCCCGCTGTGGCGGCCAACCGGCTGCACACCGCCGACCCGGTCGCGTGGGACATGATCGCGATGGTGCCCGAGCCGAGTCCCGCGGTCGCCGAGGCGGCGGCGTGGACGGGGCACCACGGGTTGGCGCGCGAGCACGCGCGTGCTGGGAGCCCGGTCGAGCTGGTGTTGGACTTCCACAGTGGACAGTGGAGCGGCTTGGCCGAACGGGCGGCTTCTTCCGGTACCGCCGAGGGGTCGCTCGTGCTGGCTTGGCTGGCACTGGCAACGGGCGACTGGAGCGCGGCGGAGGAGAACCTGGCCGCGATCCCCGCGGACGCGAGCGTGCCGGTGGTACTGGCAGCGCACGCGGCGGCGATCCGCATGTGGTTGCACCGCGATCGACCAGAGGAAGTCGAAGAAGCCGTGCGGCAGGGACTAGACCTCCTGCGCTGCAAGGGGAACTGGGCTTGGGCGGGCGAAGTGGTCCCAGCCGCCGTCACCGCACACCGCCGCGCGGGCCGGGCAGATCAAGCCCGCGAACTGACAGCCGAGTTCCTGCGCCACACGGCGACCATGAACCTCCCGTCCACAGTGGCCGATGAATGCCAAGCCCTCGTCGCCGAAGCCGAAGGCGACCAGAAGGCCGCCGCCGAGTTCTACACCCGCGCCAGGCGCTCCAGCCCCCGCTACAGCGCCACCCGGCACACCGAGTCCGCCGCCCGCTGCCGCCTCCCCTCCCCCGCGGCGGCCACCGACCTGCTCACCCTGGTCGACTACCTCGGCCACCTCGGCGCGACCCTGGACGCCAACCGCTGCCGCCAACTCCTGCGGGACAACGGCGCGATCCCCCACCTCCGCCGAGGCCACCGCAGCTACGGCGACCAACTCTCCCCCCGAGAACGAGAAGTCGTCCGACTGCTGGCCCAACACCGCTCCAACCAAGACATAGCCGACGTCCTGTTCCTCTCCCGCCGCACAGTCGAACAACACGTGGCCAACGTCCTGCGCAAACTCCACCTCACCTCCCGCCACGAGGTGACCAAGACTTACGCCGACATGCCCGCGACCGCGAGTTGA
- a CDS encoding DUF6973 domain-containing protein, translated as MDQRLSYDAVLMPRRGRSVLVPIIVLVLIFSGLTAVRPPETAAAPSRLPKAAPDKVVGHTVHVPPPRAAAAPTDTGPRAATAWPAAGSAEVVLGADRPTGRAERGNAAERAARTPSVRRAGSLPVTIASGTEERVRVEVTDQALARRAGVRGVLVGVRSAKAVDSATVSVDYASFRHAGGADLGSRLTLVRLPECALTTPDVPACQVQTPLAARNDSAAQSVSAAVPVRGTTVLAATASGSGANGAFTASSLTPATAWGVTGNSGAFTWSYPIELPPTAAGPGAQPKVELSYNSASVDGRTWATNNQSSWVGQGWDYAPGFVERTYRQCSDDTTLPQAQRTGDLCWAGQVVTMNLNGRSTSLVRNDADGTWRSAKDDGTRVELLTGVSNGARNGEHWRITTTDGTQYYFGRNDGPGRTTQDTTNSTWTTRVYGPRSGDPCYNASGFAQSHCAQAWRWNLDYVEDTHGNAALYYYTPETNFYGANNGTTGIAYTRGGTLKRIDYGLRKTSGSVYGAVAPAQVVFDIAERCTPSGAITCDPAQFTAANAASWPDTPQDQQCLSGATCNIHSPTFWSTKRLTTITTTYDTGSGPVRVESHALTQTFPSIGDPELRLDQIVRTAYDAAQVGTALPPVTFTSQLLDNRVSGYNGQSAMAHWRLTTVGTGTGGRVQVSYLPTECTATTVPTDLANNTKRCFPVYWTLPLNQNPTLDFFHIHPVSRVEVQDANAISPTGRTDYAYLGTPAWHFDDNELVKPANRTYGQFRGYAQVETRTGNPANLTDGVADQQTLTKTTYLRGMHGDTLPGNQQRTVSVTNSLNESVVDDNLFAGGELETQTYLGSGGTRLTSTLTEPVKVATTATRARTGLSAATADIVAINRTRTITDLAAGGTRVTSSVNRYDAIGRKVSTTDSATGLPDKCTTTSYADNTTSWIRGRVAEVQQSSVACPTSGPVVAPSPVVAAERTYYDGQGTLGAVSGAGDATRGDKATANTGGSLTFATVSTAQFDASGRPVSQKDALNRETKTAYTPADGGIVAQVVTTNPKNQTTTTTLEPSRSNTTKAVDVGNRATEATYDVFGRTTAVWKPGRVKANGDAASALYTYLVRDDGPLAVTTKTLVDYGTGTNYVTSVTLYDALGRVKQTQTDDVSNPVAVANRVVSETFYDSHGWAVESHNRYVTTGVPSTTLVTAPDASVDDRTVTGFDNSGRVVRVVSHQGLTAKATTTTVYGGDRVTTIPPTGGVTKMVVSDALGRKSEIREYSAAPTVTGNVVSGGTSRNSAFEYDALGNVARATDGAGSQWVYAYDFLGRQTGLTDPDAGQAGLALDPAGQITSTTDGRGQVLSFDYDVLGRKTAEYSGVGPGRTMLASWVFDTATAGVGKLHSSTRYTPSGNYQVGVSGYNSVGLPTNKVVSVPAAETGLNGFHTTTYSYTTTGQLTGTALPTKGGLPGEALTFVVNKYGKESQTRSGVWDYVSDSVYTAAGEASEYSLSSGNNAGKLTYERDPRTHVVNHTNLSVQAATPLVDDLRYTRDPAGNLTKVVNARPANTRTQCFGYDSLNRLDNAWTATDGCAAQPSGSTVGGPDPYWTSWTFSAVGLRTGQTKHGIGQGDTTTTYTYPAANAARPHAVTSTSTTGPGGTVGASYGYDNAGNATTRGAHTQTWNENGKLAQVQSPAGTTSYVYDADGNQLLRRDPGKVTLYLPGQEWARDTATGTITGTRYYTHNGTVVARRVGSGNPAYLSSDQHGTTQVSVSAVGFAVTRREVDPYGNQVGAVQGGPWADNHGFLDKPTSAATGLVDIGARKFDPELGRFISVDPVFNHEDPSSWTGYTYANDNPTTHSDPTGLFCDGCGLDTVAGSTVGCSLSTGRVCRSEAEEKAAWKKEMADRRKAELRNIRNRYQVAPDPKGKVKYRGSGLAGLAARLTGVKEQEVAHSEMVILSNMSLSETNTFHSIFKKTLWMGKHAYEGRGETDGHADAFRHMYWNAMMSRQFGEQWTIEYTTAHERKPDANKVAMAMDLYNNEQGRRIARENPHASEQQLVKIIDKAIRDGEAVVIHEKDLAYSNDNGGPGVPSGIGTYEVNYQDGY; from the coding sequence ATGGATCAACGGCTGTCCTACGACGCTGTCCTGATGCCGCGACGCGGCAGATCGGTGCTGGTGCCGATCATCGTGCTTGTTCTGATCTTCTCCGGCCTCACCGCGGTGCGGCCACCCGAAACCGCCGCCGCGCCGTCGCGGCTGCCGAAGGCGGCGCCGGACAAGGTGGTCGGTCACACCGTCCACGTCCCGCCGCCCAGGGCCGCCGCCGCACCGACCGATACCGGTCCGCGCGCGGCCACGGCCTGGCCCGCCGCGGGATCGGCCGAGGTGGTGCTGGGTGCCGACCGGCCGACCGGGCGCGCCGAGCGGGGCAACGCCGCTGAGCGCGCCGCCAGGACCCCCTCGGTTCGCCGGGCCGGTTCCCTGCCGGTCACCATCGCCTCGGGCACCGAGGAGCGGGTCCGGGTCGAGGTCACCGACCAGGCACTCGCGCGCCGCGCTGGCGTGCGTGGCGTCTTGGTCGGCGTGCGCTCCGCCAAGGCCGTCGACTCGGCCACGGTGTCGGTCGACTACGCCTCCTTCCGCCACGCCGGTGGCGCCGACCTGGGCAGTAGGCTGACCCTGGTGCGGCTCCCGGAGTGCGCCCTGACCACCCCGGACGTGCCCGCCTGCCAGGTGCAGACCCCGCTGGCCGCGCGCAACGACTCCGCGGCCCAGTCGGTGTCCGCTGCCGTCCCGGTGCGCGGCACGACGGTGCTGGCCGCCACCGCGAGCGGCTCGGGCGCCAACGGCGCGTTCACCGCCAGCTCGCTCACCCCGGCCACCGCCTGGGGGGTCACCGGCAACTCCGGGGCGTTCACCTGGAGCTACCCGATCGAACTGCCGCCGACCGCGGCGGGTCCCGGCGCGCAGCCCAAGGTCGAGCTGTCCTACAACTCCGCCTCCGTGGACGGGCGCACGTGGGCGACCAACAACCAGAGCTCGTGGGTCGGTCAGGGCTGGGACTACGCGCCCGGATTCGTCGAGCGCACCTATCGCCAGTGCTCCGACGACACCACCCTGCCGCAGGCCCAGCGCACCGGTGACCTGTGCTGGGCGGGCCAGGTCGTCACGATGAACCTCAACGGCCGCTCGACCTCGCTGGTCCGCAACGACGCGGATGGCACGTGGCGTTCGGCCAAGGACGACGGCACCCGCGTCGAGCTGCTCACCGGCGTCAGCAACGGTGCCCGCAACGGTGAGCACTGGCGCATCACGACCACCGATGGCACCCAGTACTACTTCGGCCGCAACGACGGCCCCGGACGCACCACACAGGACACCACCAACTCCACCTGGACCACCCGCGTCTACGGCCCGCGCTCAGGCGACCCCTGCTACAACGCGAGCGGATTCGCCCAGTCCCACTGCGCCCAAGCCTGGCGCTGGAACCTCGACTACGTCGAAGACACCCACGGCAACGCTGCCCTCTACTACTACACGCCCGAAACCAACTTCTACGGCGCCAACAACGGCACCACCGGCATCGCCTACACCCGCGGCGGCACCCTCAAGCGCATCGACTACGGGCTCCGCAAGACCAGCGGTTCGGTCTACGGCGCGGTGGCTCCTGCCCAGGTCGTGTTCGACATCGCCGAGCGGTGCACGCCTTCCGGCGCGATCACCTGCGACCCGGCCCAGTTCACCGCGGCCAACGCGGCGTCGTGGCCGGACACCCCGCAGGACCAGCAGTGCCTCTCCGGCGCGACCTGCAACATCCACTCGCCGACCTTCTGGTCCACCAAGCGGTTGACCACCATCACCACCACGTACGACACCGGTTCCGGTCCGGTCAGGGTCGAGTCGCACGCGCTGACCCAGACGTTCCCCTCGATCGGTGACCCCGAGCTGCGGCTGGACCAGATCGTGCGCACCGCCTACGACGCCGCCCAGGTCGGTACGGCGCTGCCGCCGGTGACCTTCACCAGCCAGCTGCTGGACAACCGGGTCAGTGGCTACAACGGACAGTCCGCCATGGCGCACTGGCGGTTGACCACCGTAGGCACCGGCACGGGTGGCCGCGTCCAGGTGTCCTACCTGCCGACCGAGTGCACCGCGACCACGGTCCCGACCGACCTGGCGAACAACACCAAGCGCTGCTTCCCGGTGTACTGGACGCTCCCGCTCAACCAGAACCCCACCCTGGACTTCTTCCACATCCACCCGGTGTCGCGCGTCGAGGTGCAGGACGCCAACGCCATCTCGCCGACCGGTCGCACGGACTACGCCTACCTGGGCACCCCCGCCTGGCACTTCGACGACAACGAGCTCGTCAAGCCCGCCAACCGCACCTACGGCCAGTTCCGCGGCTACGCCCAGGTCGAAACCCGCACCGGCAACCCGGCCAACCTCACCGACGGCGTCGCCGACCAGCAAACCCTCACCAAGACCACCTACCTGCGCGGCATGCACGGCGACACGCTGCCCGGCAACCAGCAGCGCACGGTCTCGGTCACCAACTCCCTCAACGAGTCCGTGGTGGACGACAACCTCTTCGCCGGTGGTGAACTGGAAACCCAGACCTACCTGGGTTCCGGCGGCACCCGCCTCACCTCGACCCTGACCGAGCCGGTCAAGGTCGCCACCACCGCCACCCGCGCTCGCACCGGGTTGTCCGCGGCGACCGCCGACATCGTCGCGATCAACCGCACCCGGACCATCACCGACCTCGCCGCGGGTGGCACCCGGGTGACCTCATCGGTCAACCGCTACGACGCGATCGGCCGCAAGGTGTCCACAACGGACTCCGCGACCGGTTTGCCGGACAAGTGCACGACGACCTCCTACGCCGACAACACCACGTCGTGGATCCGTGGTCGGGTCGCCGAGGTCCAGCAGTCCTCGGTGGCGTGCCCCACGTCCGGACCGGTCGTCGCGCCCAGCCCGGTCGTCGCGGCCGAGCGCACCTACTACGACGGCCAGGGCACCCTCGGTGCCGTCTCCGGAGCGGGTGACGCGACCAGGGGCGACAAGGCCACCGCCAACACCGGGGGGTCGCTCACCTTCGCCACGGTGTCGACCGCGCAGTTCGACGCCTCGGGTCGTCCGGTGTCCCAGAAGGACGCTCTCAACCGCGAGACGAAGACGGCGTACACCCCGGCCGATGGCGGGATCGTCGCACAGGTCGTCACCACCAACCCGAAGAACCAGACCACCACGACCACCCTCGAGCCGAGCCGGTCGAACACCACCAAGGCCGTGGACGTCGGCAACCGCGCCACCGAGGCGACCTACGACGTCTTCGGCAGGACCACCGCGGTGTGGAAACCCGGTCGGGTCAAAGCGAACGGCGACGCTGCCAGCGCCTTGTACACCTACCTGGTGCGCGACGACGGTCCGCTCGCCGTCACCACGAAGACCCTGGTCGACTACGGCACCGGGACCAACTACGTCACCTCGGTGACCCTGTACGACGCGCTCGGCAGGGTGAAGCAGACCCAGACCGACGACGTCAGCAACCCCGTCGCGGTCGCCAACCGGGTCGTGTCGGAGACCTTCTACGACTCGCACGGCTGGGCCGTTGAATCGCACAACCGCTACGTCACCACCGGTGTACCGAGCACAACTCTGGTGACCGCGCCGGACGCCTCGGTCGACGACCGGACCGTCACCGGCTTCGACAACAGCGGTCGGGTCGTGCGCGTGGTGTCGCACCAGGGGCTGACCGCGAAGGCGACGACCACCACCGTCTACGGCGGCGACCGGGTGACCACCATCCCGCCGACCGGTGGTGTCACGAAGATGGTCGTCTCCGATGCCCTGGGCAGGAAGTCGGAGATCCGCGAGTACAGTGCCGCGCCGACGGTGACCGGCAACGTCGTCAGCGGTGGAACGAGCCGCAACTCGGCGTTCGAGTACGACGCGCTCGGCAACGTGGCGCGCGCGACGGACGGCGCGGGCAGCCAGTGGGTGTACGCCTACGACTTCCTCGGTAGGCAGACCGGCCTGACCGACCCGGACGCGGGCCAGGCAGGCCTCGCGCTGGACCCCGCGGGCCAGATCACCTCGACCACGGACGGTCGTGGCCAGGTGCTCAGCTTCGACTACGATGTCCTCGGGCGAAAGACCGCCGAGTACAGCGGGGTCGGGCCGGGGCGGACGATGCTGGCGTCGTGGGTGTTCGACACGGCGACGGCCGGTGTCGGCAAGCTCCACTCCTCGACCCGCTACACCCCGTCCGGCAACTACCAGGTGGGCGTGTCCGGGTACAACTCGGTCGGCCTGCCCACCAACAAGGTCGTCTCCGTGCCCGCCGCGGAGACCGGGCTCAACGGTTTCCACACGACGACCTACTCGTACACCACGACCGGCCAGCTGACCGGGACGGCCTTGCCGACCAAGGGCGGGTTGCCCGGCGAGGCGCTGACGTTCGTGGTCAACAAGTACGGCAAGGAGTCGCAGACCCGCAGCGGCGTGTGGGACTACGTGTCCGACTCTGTCTACACCGCCGCGGGTGAGGCCTCGGAGTACTCGCTCAGCTCGGGCAACAACGCGGGCAAGCTCACCTACGAACGCGACCCGCGCACCCACGTCGTCAACCACACCAACCTGTCGGTGCAGGCGGCCACCCCGCTGGTCGACGACCTGCGCTACACCCGTGACCCGGCGGGCAACCTCACCAAGGTCGTCAACGCCCGCCCGGCCAACACCCGCACGCAGTGCTTCGGCTACGACTCGCTCAACCGGCTCGACAACGCGTGGACCGCCACCGACGGCTGCGCGGCCCAACCGAGCGGCTCGACCGTCGGCGGCCCGGACCCGTACTGGACTTCGTGGACGTTCAGCGCGGTCGGCCTGCGGACCGGTCAGACCAAGCACGGGATCGGCCAGGGCGACACCACGACCACCTACACCTACCCGGCCGCGAACGCCGCACGACCGCACGCGGTGACCTCGACCTCGACCACCGGACCCGGTGGCACGGTCGGCGCGAGCTACGGCTACGACAACGCGGGCAACGCCACCACCCGCGGTGCGCACACCCAGACCTGGAACGAGAACGGGAAGCTGGCCCAGGTCCAGTCCCCGGCGGGCACCACGTCGTACGTCTACGACGCCGACGGAAACCAGTTGCTCCGCCGCGACCCCGGGAAGGTGACGCTCTACCTGCCCGGTCAGGAATGGGCTCGCGACACCGCGACCGGCACGATCACCGGTACCCGCTACTACACCCACAACGGCACCGTCGTGGCCCGCCGCGTCGGCTCCGGCAACCCCGCGTACCTGTCCTCCGACCAGCACGGCACCACCCAGGTCTCGGTCTCGGCCGTCGGCTTCGCGGTGACCAGGCGCGAGGTGGACCCGTACGGCAACCAGGTCGGCGCCGTCCAGGGTGGACCGTGGGCGGACAACCACGGGTTCCTCGACAAGCCGACCTCGGCCGCCACCGGTCTGGTCGACATCGGGGCGCGCAAGTTCGACCCCGAGCTCGGTAGGTTCATCTCCGTCGACCCGGTGTTCAACCACGAGGACCCGAGCTCCTGGACCGGCTACACCTACGCCAACGACAACCCGACCACCCACTCCGACCCCACCGGGTTGTTCTGCGACGGCTGCGGCCTCGACACCGTCGCGGGCAGCACCGTCGGGTGCTCCCTGTCCACCGGCCGCGTCTGCCGCAGTGAAGCGGAGGAGAAGGCCGCGTGGAAGAAGGAGATGGCCGACCGCCGCAAGGCGGAGTTGCGCAACATCCGCAACCGCTACCAGGTGGCACCCGACCCGAAGGGCAAGGTGAAGTACCGGGGCAGCGGGCTCGCCGGACTGGCCGCGCGGCTGACGGGAGTGAAAGAGCAGGAAGTGGCCCACAGCGAGATGGTCATCTTGTCGAACATGTCCTTGTCGGAGACGAACACCTTCCACTCCATCTTCAAGAAGACCCTGTGGATGGGCAAGCACGCCTACGAGGGCAGGGGCGAGACCGACGGGCACGCGGACGCGTTCCGGCACATGTACTGGAACGCGATGATGTCCCGCCAGTTCGGTGAGCAGTGGACCATCGAGTACACCACCGCCCACGAACGCAAACCGGATGCCAACAAGGTCGCCATGGCCATGGACCTCTACAACAACGAGCAGGGGCGGCGGATCGCGCGGGAGAACCCGCACGCCTCGGAGCAGCAGCTGGTCAAGATCATCGACAAGGCCATCCGCGACGGCGAGGCGGTGGTGATCCACGAGAAGGATCTCGCTTACAGTAACGACAACGGCGGGCCCGGTGTGCCGTCCGGGATCGGGACGTACGAGGTCAACTACCAGGACGGGTACTAG
- a CDS encoding S8 family peptidase yields MNYRHLTRLLAVTGVVAGAALAVAVAPALAAPAEGPIRSAGVPGSVSGSYIVVLKDVAGAQAVNSVSADLTAQYGGQRKLTYSAALSGFSVSMSEQQARRLAADPKVAYVEQDGTAHGFGEQPNPTWGLDRIDQRNLPADSKYAYPNDGDGATVYVVDTGVYRGHSDFGGRVTSGRDFIDNDADASDCHGHGTHVAGTVGSATYGVAKKVKIVAVRVLDCQSSGQWSQIIGGFDWVAANAGANSVMTASLGGSSNSSVDDAVAKVVQKGITSTIAAGNNNGDACQTSPARTPSAITVGASDNADKRSLWTNGQGSNYGSCVDLFAPGTNILSTLQNGSSGTMSGTSMATPHVAGAAALYLTAKPGSTPSQVTQALLAATTPDKISDPKGSPNKLLYVKELGGGTPPNPGTCNPQTSSGAVAIPDAGSADSPVTMANCTGNASSSTTVKVDIDHSFTADLAVSLVGPSGAVFQLRPSGGMGDGNGIHTTYTVNASGEAKNGTWKLRVADVYRFDTGSITSWTLTP; encoded by the coding sequence ATGAATTACAGGCATTTGACGCGGCTTCTCGCCGTGACGGGCGTGGTGGCGGGCGCGGCGCTCGCCGTCGCGGTCGCCCCCGCGCTCGCCGCACCGGCCGAGGGACCGATCCGCAGCGCCGGTGTCCCCGGCTCGGTCTCCGGTAGCTACATCGTGGTGCTCAAGGACGTCGCGGGCGCCCAGGCGGTCAACAGCGTGTCGGCCGACCTGACCGCCCAGTACGGCGGCCAGCGGAAGCTGACCTACTCCGCCGCGCTGAGCGGGTTCTCGGTGTCGATGTCCGAGCAGCAGGCCCGCAGGCTGGCGGCCGACCCGAAGGTCGCCTACGTCGAGCAGGACGGCACCGCGCACGGCTTCGGCGAGCAGCCGAACCCGACCTGGGGCCTCGACCGCATCGACCAGCGCAACCTGCCCGCGGACAGCAAGTACGCCTACCCCAACGACGGCGACGGCGCGACCGTCTACGTCGTGGACACCGGCGTCTACCGCGGCCACTCGGACTTCGGCGGCCGCGTCACCTCCGGGCGCGACTTCATCGACAACGACGCCGACGCCTCCGACTGCCACGGCCACGGCACGCACGTCGCGGGCACCGTCGGCAGCGCCACCTACGGCGTGGCGAAGAAGGTCAAGATCGTCGCCGTCCGCGTCCTGGACTGCCAGAGCTCCGGCCAGTGGTCGCAGATCATCGGCGGCTTCGACTGGGTCGCGGCCAACGCGGGCGCCAACTCGGTGATGACCGCCAGCCTCGGCGGCAGCTCCAACTCCTCGGTCGACGACGCGGTGGCCAAGGTCGTGCAGAAGGGCATCACCTCCACCATCGCCGCGGGCAACAACAACGGCGACGCCTGCCAGACCAGCCCGGCCCGCACCCCCAGCGCGATCACCGTCGGCGCCTCCGACAACGCCGACAAGCGCTCGCTGTGGACCAACGGCCAGGGCTCGAACTACGGCAGCTGCGTGGACCTGTTCGCCCCGGGCACCAACATCCTCTCGACGCTGCAGAACGGCTCGTCCGGGACGATGTCGGGCACCTCGATGGCCACCCCGCACGTCGCGGGCGCCGCGGCGCTGTACCTGACCGCCAAGCCGGGCAGCACCCCCTCGCAGGTCACCCAGGCGCTGCTCGCGGCGACCACCCCGGACAAGATCTCCGACCCCAAGGGTTCGCCGAACAAGCTGCTCTACGTCAAGGAGCTCGGCGGCGGCACCCCGCCCAACCCGGGCACCTGCAACCCGCAGACCAGCTCCGGCGCCGTCGCCATCCCCGACGCCGGGTCCGCGGACTCCCCGGTGACCATGGCCAACTGCACCGGCAACGCCTCGTCCTCGACCACGGTCAAGGTCGACATCGACCACAGCTTCACCGCCGACCTCGCGGTGTCGCTGGTCGGCCCGTCCGGCGCGGTGTTCCAGCTGCGGCCCTCCGGCGGCATGGGTGACGGCAACGGCATCCACACCACCTACACCGTCAACGCCTCCGGCGAGGCCAAGAACGGCACCTGGAAGCTGCGCGTCGCCGACGTGTACCGCTTCGACACCGGTTCCATCACCTCGTGGACGCTGACCCCGTGA